In Selenomonas sp. TAMA-11512, a genomic segment contains:
- a CDS encoding winged helix-turn-helix domain-containing protein: MRKFTIEPEEYEKIVAAEKATQDKKTSRKLRALMLRYEGLSNIEAANRLGLGRVRVSQLVSEYKKNGLASFLENKYKGNNRNMTEAEELEILERFRKKAEAGQVVVVKDIKATFDEKLGRDTGRGYIYMLLKRHGWRKIMPRSKHSKKANEEAIEASKKLRES, encoded by the coding sequence ATGCGCAAATTCACCATAGAACCGGAAGAATATGAAAAGATCGTAGCGGCGGAGAAGGCAACACAGGACAAGAAAACATCACGGAAATTAAGAGCACTCATGCTTCGCTATGAAGGCTTGAGTAACATAGAAGCAGCAAATAGGCTTGGCCTTGGCCGAGTGAGAGTCAGCCAACTGGTGAGCGAATACAAGAAAAACGGCCTTGCCTCCTTTCTCGAGAATAAATACAAGGGAAACAATCGCAACATGACGGAAGCCGAAGAACTGGAAATATTGGAACGTTTTCGTAAGAAGGCGGAGGCAGGTCAAGTGGTTGTTGTAAAAGACATTAAGGCAACCTTTGACGAAAAGCTGGGCAGAGATACGGGACGCGGCTATATCTATATGTTACTCAAAAGACATGGCTGGCGTAAGATAATGCCGCGCTCCAAGCACTCGAAAAAAGCAAACGAAGAGGCGATCGAGGCCTCAAAAAAATTAAGGGAGTCGTAG
- a CDS encoding IS30 family transposase, with protein MKWSPAAVLGDLEQNGWPFDAHICVKTLYNYIAQNLFLHISNEDLLFKKGATKRASGKKRTVALNNRTGKSIDERPDEVNRRKEFGHWEIDSVVGRKGTKPILLTLVERKTRKSIYVLVKDKKQKEVIQALRRAQRRVKGDFTQVFKSITADNGTEFLDGEGLREAAKCDEVYYAHPFSSWERGSNENGNRMLRRWLPKGTDFSTIKPKALQQIEDWVNNYPRKIFDYKTANDMYAEAISCIKV; from the coding sequence CTGAAATGGTCCCCTGCCGCCGTCCTCGGAGACCTGGAGCAAAACGGATGGCCCTTCGATGCGCACATCTGCGTCAAGACCCTGTACAACTATATTGCGCAGAACCTTTTCCTCCATATTAGCAACGAAGACCTGCTGTTCAAAAAGGGTGCAACGAAGCGGGCGTCGGGAAAGAAGCGCACCGTCGCACTAAATAACCGCACAGGAAAAAGCATAGATGAGCGCCCCGATGAAGTGAACCGGCGAAAAGAATTCGGACATTGGGAGATTGACTCGGTTGTTGGGCGCAAGGGAACAAAGCCCATCCTTCTGACACTGGTCGAAAGGAAAACGAGGAAATCCATCTATGTGCTGGTAAAAGACAAGAAGCAGAAGGAAGTGATACAAGCGCTCCGACGAGCACAACGGAGAGTCAAAGGAGATTTTACACAAGTGTTCAAAAGCATCACGGCAGACAATGGAACGGAGTTTCTTGACGGAGAGGGACTGCGAGAGGCAGCTAAGTGTGATGAGGTGTACTATGCGCACCCATTCAGCAGTTGGGAAAGAGGAAGCAATGAGAACGGGAACCGCATGTTGCGCCGATGGCTTCCGAAAGGGACAGATTTCAGTACAATAAAGCCGAAGGCGCTGCAACAAATCGAGGATTGGGTCAACAACTACCCACGCAAAATCTTCGACTATAAGACGGCAAATGATATGTATGCAGAGGCTATATCATGTATCAAAGTTTAA
- the rplS gene encoding 50S ribosomal protein L19 codes for MNIIQALEQEQLRSDVPAFAPGDTLRVHAKIVEGSRERIQVFEGVVIARNGSGVRENFTVRRISYGIGVERVFPVHSPRIDKIEVVRRGIVRRAKLYYLRSRTGKAARIRERR; via the coding sequence ATGAATATCATCCAAGCATTGGAGCAGGAGCAGCTTCGCTCTGACGTTCCCGCGTTCGCGCCGGGCGATACGCTCCGTGTCCATGCAAAGATCGTCGAGGGTTCCCGTGAGCGTATCCAGGTCTTTGAGGGCGTCGTCATCGCTCGCAACGGTTCCGGCGTTCGTGAGAACTTCACGGTGCGTCGTATCTCTTACGGAATTGGCGTTGAGCGCGTATTCCCCGTACACTCCCCGCGTATTGACAAGATCGAGGTCGTGCGCCGCGGTATTGTACGTCGTGCGAAGCTCTACTATCTCCGTAGCCGTACGGGTAAGGCTGCCCGTATCCGCGAGAGACGCTGA
- the lepB gene encoding signal peptidase I: protein MSSLGEEAKDWIVSIIVAVVLAFLIRQFIVELYVVDGPSMRPTLQSQERLVVNKFIYRFRTPERGEILVFSYPRDPSRDFIKRVIAVPGDSIEIKEGKVFLNQQLLTEDYILEKTLSDYPLSTVPEGHIFVMGDNRNNSEDSRFADVGFVPYELIKGKALLVFWPVSELKTLS from the coding sequence ATGAGTTCTCTTGGAGAAGAGGCGAAGGATTGGATTGTATCCATTATCGTCGCTGTCGTCCTCGCGTTTTTGATTCGTCAATTTATCGTCGAGCTCTATGTCGTTGACGGTCCGTCGATGCGTCCTACGCTGCAGTCGCAGGAGCGTCTTGTCGTCAATAAGTTTATATACAGATTCCGTACGCCGGAGCGCGGAGAAATCTTGGTGTTCAGCTATCCGAGAGATCCGAGCCGCGATTTCATCAAGCGTGTCATTGCAGTACCCGGGGATTCCATCGAGATAAAAGAGGGAAAGGTATTCCTCAATCAGCAGCTCCTGACGGAGGATTACATCCTGGAAAAGACGCTCTCGGATTATCCGCTTTCGACCGTTCCTGAAGGACATATCTTCGTTATGGGAGATAATAGAAATAATTCGGAGGACAGTCGCTTCGCCGATGTCGGATTTGTTCCCTATGAGCTGATCAAGGGCAAAGCGCTGCTTGTCTTCTGGCCCGTCAGTGAGCTGAAGACATTGTCTTAA